Proteins co-encoded in one Nostoc sp. KVJ3 genomic window:
- a CDS encoding DUF1392 domain-containing protein translates to MVSTPAFELGDIVEVDFGEQPTRRIIQGIFSLKDNWLYGVEWRSPILEEVSAQSRTIWLADVDLVNVGV, encoded by the coding sequence ATTGTTTCCACTCCAGCTTTTGAATTAGGGGACATAGTTGAGGTTGATTTCGGTGAACAGCCGACACGCCGTATTATTCAAGGAATTTTTAGCCTCAAAGATAATTGGCTTTATGGGGTAGAGTGGCGCTCTCCAATTTTAGAAGAAGTGTCTGCCCAAAGCAGAACAATATGGCTTGCTGATGTTGATTTAGTAAATGTTGGTGTATGA
- a CDS encoding DUF1392 domain-containing protein, with the protein MINQITALESCWHISPEWGQTMPPVAVRMLEKVLLPISDLSGYCCGVLWKKQEWIYAIVCQNETLYLAEQEFHPTKGSRKVHCFHSSF; encoded by the coding sequence ATGATTAACCAAATTACCGCTTTAGAATCCTGTTGGCATATTTCTCCTGAGTGGGGTCAGACTATGCCTCCAGTAGCAGTAAGAATGTTAGAAAAAGTTTTGTTGCCAATCTCAGACTTGTCAGGCTACTGCTGTGGTGTTTTGTGGAAAAAACAGGAATGGATTTATGCAATTGTTTGCCAGAATGAAACTCTCTACTTAGCTGAACAAGAATTTCATCCAACAAAAGGAAGTAGAAAAGTCCATTGTTTCCACTCCAGCTTTTGA